A single region of the Gorilla gorilla gorilla isolate KB3781 chromosome 1, NHGRI_mGorGor1-v2.1_pri, whole genome shotgun sequence genome encodes:
- the PROK1 gene encoding prokineticin-1, with amino-acid sequence MRGATRVSIMLLLVTVSDCAVITGACERDVQCGAGTCCAISLWLRGLRMCTPLGREGEECHPGSHKVPFFRKRKHHTCPCLPNLLCSRFPDGRYRCSMDLKNINF; translated from the exons ATGAGAGGTGCCACGCGAGTCTCAATCATGCTCCTCCTAGTAACTGTGTCTGACTGTGCTGTGATCACAGGG GCCTGTGAGCGGGATGTCCAGTGTGGGGCAGGCACCTGCTGTGCCATCAGCCTGTGGCTTCGAGGGCTGCGGATGTGCACCCCGCTGGGGCGGGAAGGCGAGGAGTGCCACCCTGGCAGCCACAAG GTCCCCTTCTTCAGGAAACGCAAGCACCACACCTGTCCTTGCTTGCCCAACCTGCTGTGCTCCAGGTTCCCGGACGGCAGGTACCGCTGCTCCATGGACTTGAAGAACATCAATTTTTAG